GCAGCCGGCGAGTAGCAGCGCAGTGGCAAGCAAGACAAGCGAGCGAGACATGCGTGGTCCTACCGCGAACCCGAGGTGAGAATCAACGACACCGGGTGAGCCTGCCGCCTCCGGGGGCATTCACGGCGCGGCCGGCAGCGGAGCGCCCACGCTCACGACCGTGAGAGGGCGTCCTGGACGCGATGGATCTCCCCGAAAGAAGTACGCCCTCGATGCCCTCGCGTGGTCGGCGAAGCAGGCGCGCCACGCGACCGCGATGACCAGGTCGCTGTCGATGAGGACGGGCCGAATCGGCGACTGAGGGGGGCGCTTCTCGCGTCGATCATACGACGGTACGTTGTCTCGTCTCACCCCGCGCTCGCTCGGCGCCAGGCGGCGATGAGCATTCGGGCCGCGTCCTGGACGGCCTCGGGCGTGGTCCCGCGTCCGAGGGAGAGGCGGACGGTGCCGAGGGCGGCGCGTGGGTCGACGCCCATGGCGGTGATGACGGCCGAGGGGGTCTCGTCTCCCTCGTGGCAGGCGGAGCCGGCGGAGGCGGCGAGGCCGGGCACGCTGGCGAGGAGCGACGCGCCCGAGACGCCGGGGAATCGCACGCTCGCGGTGTTGGGGAGGCGGGGCACGCGCTCTCCGTGCACCGCGAGGTCCGGGACGCCGGCGCGGAGGCGTGAGACGAGCGCGTCTCGGAGGCCGGCCACGCGCTCGGCCTCTCGCGCGAGGTCGGCGCGCGCGACGCGACACGCCGCGCCGAGCCCGGCCGCGCCGACGACGTTCTCCGTCCCGGGCCGGAGGCCGCGCTCGTGACCGGCGCCGACGGTGAAGGGGGCGAGCGTCACGCCGCGGCGCACGAAGAGCGCGCCGACCCCCTTCGGGCCGTAGAGCTTGTGGGCGGCGACCGAGAGCAGGTCGACGCCGAGGGCCTCCACGTCGACCGGGACCTTGCCCACCGACTGCGCGGCGTCGCTGTGCATCAGGGCGCCCGCCGCGTGCGCCGCCGCCGCGAGCTCGGCGATCGGCTGGAGCACGCCGGTCTCGTTGTTGGCGTGCATGACGCTGACGAGCGCGGCGGCGTCGAGCGAGGTGAGGCGCGTTCGGCCGTCCGCGTCGATGGGGAGCACGCGAACTTCCCGGCCCTCGTCGCGGAGCCGCTCGGCGGGGGCGCGCGTGGCGGGGTGCTCGACGGCGGAGATCACAAGGGCGCCGCGGCGCGCGCGGAGCACGCCGTGCAGGGCGAGGTTGTTCGCCTCGGTGCCGCCGGAGGTGAAGACGATCTCGTCGGGTTGCGCGCCGAGGAGCGCCGCGACCTCGCCCCGCGCGCGCTCGAGCTCGGCGCGGGCGCGCTGGCCGTAGACGTGCCCGCTCGAGGGGTTCCCCCACGCGTCCATCGCCTCGATCATCGCCGCGCGGACCTCCGCGTGGAGCGGGGTTGTGGCGTTGTGATCCAGGTAGATCGGGTCAGTCACGGCGGTGAGTCTCGCGCATCCGGATCGCCACGACCACGCCCGAGGCGAAGGTCAGCGCGGCGATGGCCCAGAGCGACGCGTGGAGGCCGAGCGAGTCGGCGATCACACCCGCGACGAGCGCGCCGAACGCGTAGCCGAGGTCGCGCCAGAGCCGATAGACGCCGACGGACGAGGCGCGCCACGCGGGGTGCGCGACGTCGCCGATCGCCGCGAGCAACGTCGGGTAGACCATCGCCGTGCCCGCCCCGAGGAGCGCGGCGCCGGCCGCGAAGCCCCAGAAGCCGTCCGACAGGGTGATCACCACGATGCCGATGGCCTGGGTCCACATGCCGAGCACGATGAGGCCCTTGCGCCCGACGCGGTCCGAGAGCGCGCCCGTGAACAGCTGCCCGATGCCCCAGACGCCCGGGTAGATCGCCGCGAGCCAGCCGATCTGCGCGAGGCTCATGTCGGCCGCGGCGAAGAAGAGCGGGAACAGCCCCCACGCCATGCCGTCGTTGAGGTTGTTGACCAGGCCCGCCTGGCTCACCGAGGAGAGGTCCGGGTCGAACAGTGAGGTCCGGAAGAAGACCTGACGCTGCGACGGCAGCCCCTCGGGGGGCACGCCGCCTGCGAGCGAGGCCTCCGTGTCCACGTGCCCGCGCGTCTCCCGCACCAGCGTCGCCGAGAGCGCGAGCCCGATGAGCGCGCAGCCGACGCCGAGATAGAAGGGCTCGGGCCGGAGGCTCCAGTGACTCGCGATGTACCCGGTCGCGAGCGCGGCGCCCGCGACCGCGAAGTAGCCGGCGAACTCGTTGAGGCCCATCGCGAGGCCGCGGTTCTTGGGGCCCGCGAGGTCGATCTTCATGATCACCGTCGTCGACCACGTCAGGCCCTGGCTGATCCCGAGCAGGGCGTTGGCGAAGAGCACCCAGCTCCAGGTCGGGGCCCACATGAGCAGCCACGGCACGGGGAGCGCGACGAGCCAGCCGGCGATGAGCACGATCTTGCGGCCGTACGCGTCGGAGAGCCGGCCCGCGAAGTAGTTCGTCAGCGCCTTGGTGACGCCGAAGACGACGATGAACGAGAGCACCGCGGTCCGCGCCGCGAGCAGGAACTCCTCCTCCGCGATCGACGGCAGGATGCTCCGCTCCATGCCCACCATCGCGCCGACGAAGGCGTTGACGAGCACGAGCAGCGAGAACTGCGCGAGGTTCTCCCGCAGGCCGAGCGCGGGCCTCTCGCTCACGCGCTCACCTGGGCGCCTTCGACGGGCAGCCCCCGCGCCGTCCACTCGCGCACGCCGTCCTCGAGGCGCCGCGCTCTGCGACCCGACGCGCGCAGCCGGCGCACCGCCTCGACCGCGAGCACGCAGTAGGGCCCGCGGCAGTAGGCGACGATCTCCTTGCGCTTCGGCAGCTTCGCGAGCCGCGCCTCGAGCGCTCCGAGCGGAACGCTGAGCGCCCCCGGCAGATGCGCCGCCTCGAACTCCTCGAGCGGGCGCACGTCGATGACCACGGTGGATCCGTCCCGCATGCGCGCGTGCAGGGCGGCCGCGTCGATGGGCTCGTCGGTCCCGTCGTCGAGGAAGCGCCGCGTCGCCTGCTCCACCTCGGCCAGGTGACGCGCCGCCACGCGCCGCAGCGACGCGTAGAGCTCCACCACGTCGTCCGACGCGAGCTGATAGCGGACGTGGAGCCCCAGCTTCTCGCGCGTCACCAGCCCCGCGCGCCAGAGGGTCTGCAGATGCTGCGACGTGCTCGCGACGCTCGCGCCGCACGCGTGGGCCAGCGCGTCGACGGTGCGCGGAGCCTGCGCGAGAAGATCGAGCAGCTCGAGGCGGGTGGGGTGACCCAGCGCCTTGCCCACGCGCGCGAAGGCGCCGAAGAAGAGCGGTTTGTGTCCGCCGGTGTCTGCTCTGTTGTTCAATGGAATCGTTGAATACTGTGGCCACGCCTTCGCCGCAACCTCGGTTCGTCGACACCCGGATCTGCGCGACGACGCCCGCCTGCAGGCGGCGCGGGCGTGCGTGCAGGGGCGCTCGCCGACGCGAGGATCTGTTCCGCGGCCCCCTCCCGCGGTAGGTGGTGCGCTCCCGCTCCGGAGCGTCACGAGATTGCACCGACATGGACGCCGCGCCTCGTGCGTAGGGTCGGTGGCGCGACGGAAGCGCGAGGAGGAAGCAGAGACGATGGCCGCTGACGCACGATTCTGGGACGACATCGCGGAGAAGTACGCCGCCAAGCCGGTGGAGAACGTGCCCGCGTACCACCGCAAGCTCGAGATCACGAAGGCGCGGCTGCGTCGCGACCAGACCCTCCTCGACGTCGGGTGCGGCACCGGGTCGCTCGCGCTCGAGCTCGCGCCGCACGTCGAGCACGTGCACGCGGTCGACATCTCGGGCGAGATGATCCGCATCGCGCGGCAGAGGGCTGACGCGGCGAACGCGCGGAACGTCACGTTCCACCAGACCTCGCTCGCCGCGCTCCCGCCCTTCGAGCCGGGGGGCTTCGACGGGGTCTGCGCCTACAACATCCTGCACCTGGTGGACGACCGCGCCGGCAAGCTGAAGGCGCTCTACGAGCTGCTCGCGCCGGGCGGCTTCTTGATCTCGTCCACCGTGTGCCTCGGCGACTCCTACAAGCCCTACGGCCTGATCCTCACCGTGATGCGGTGGCTCGGCCGCGCCCCCAAAGTGCACATCGTCCGCGGCGAGGCGCTCATGGCCGAGATGCGTGAAGCGGGCTTCGTCGACGTCGCCGCGCACGAGATCGACGCGGCCGAGATCACCTCGTTCGTCGTCGCCCGCAAGCCGCTCGAGGTCGAGTCGATCAGGGAAGCGTGAACGTCACGATGAGCGGCGGTCGGTCGTAATCGCCGACCTGACCCGCGCCGCCGAGGGCGACGTAGAGGACGCGCTCCTCGGCGTCGAGGGTGGCGCCGACGATCAGGTGCGACGCGCCGGGCGCGAAGGGCACCTCCCACACGCCGTAGTCGTACGGCCGCGGGTCGTGTGCGTTCTCGGCCGCGAGGAGGTCCTCGACGTCGAAGAGCCAGTAGTAGTTGTAGCGGTCGTCGACGCCGTAGGGGCACGGGCCGCCGCAGGTGTGGCCGTCCTCCTGTACCGCCTTGTAGCCGATCCCCGTCTCGAGCCCGGCCGTCGAGCCCACGACCACGAAGGTGCGCGTCCCGGGGGCGAAGAAGCCGTACATCCCGCGCGAGAGCGCGTTCCAGACCGGCGAGGCGGGCGGGAACGGCCCCGGCGTCCCCTGCGCCGCGTATTCGGTGCCGCGCTCGTCGAGCATGCGGTCCGGGAAGGGGAAGCTCATGTGCGGGGTCGCGTCCACGGCCGGGCTCGCCGCCGCGTCTCCCGCGATGAGGTCGCCCGGCGCGAACGACCAGAGCGAGGGCCCGATGCTGTAGCGCGAGATGATCGAGTAGACCGACGACCACCCCGTGTAGTGGGTCGCGCCGAACGCCTCCTGCCAGGGCATCGGGATCGCGCCCATGTAGCCCGCGCTCCGAGCTGCGCCGCTCAGCTCGAACCAGCCGCCTCGCGCGCCCGCGAGGTCGTCCGCGTCCCCGATGACGACGGTGGTGTCCTCGTTGTCGCCGGGCGCGTCGTACCACTGCTCGGCGTTGATCAGGAGCGCGCCATCGACCCACAGCATGCCCGTGACGCGGTCGAGCGACTCCGGGTTGCCGGCCGTGCTCAGCACGTCGACGAACGGCTGGATCGGGTCGTCGGTCACCGGCAGCTCCGCGACCTCGGTCTGCATGCCCGGCTCGACGAGCGGGAACTCCGCGACCGCGGACTGGTGGGCATGCCCGACCACGAAGAGGGAGCGGTTCTCCGGGTTGAAGGCGAGGGTGCCGACCGCGTAGTCGAGCCGTGAGACCCCGAACATGCCGTTGCGCAGGCGAAAGGCGCCGGCGTACGTCAGCGCGTCCATCGACAGCCGCGGCGCGCGGTCCGGAGCGGCGGTGGAGAACTGCCAGGTGTGTTGCGCGGCGAGGGCTCGGCCGTCCACGTCGGCCACGGACGCCTCGACCGCGGCGGTGTAGGTGGCGCTGTCGAGCAGCGGCGCGCTCGGCGTGAGCGTGGCCGTGTCCCCGTCCACGCTGACGGCGGCGTCCACCAGCGCTCCGTCGAGGCTGAGCGTGAAGCTCTCCGCCGTCACCGTGCTCGGCTCGCACGGCGCGCTGAACGTCACCCGGATCGAGGCCTCCACCGCCACATCCGCCGCGCCGTCCTCGGGCGACGTCGAGACCACCGTGAACGTCGCGTCCTCACCACCGTCGACGGCGTCCGATGGGCCGCCATCGCACCCCGCGAGCAGGAGGACCGAGGCGAGAACTGCGCAACTCGAGGTGCGCAACGAGGAACGAGTCGAGGGACGGGGCATGGTGCAGCTCGGGCAGGTGTGGGGGTGACGGTTCGGACGAGACCCGATAGGCCGGCTGGCGGGTCTATCAGAGCTCGGTGGCCTCGATGCGGCGGTTCTGCGCGCGGCCCTCTTCGGTGTCGTTCGACGCGATGGGCAGCTGGTCTCCGAAGCCCTCCGCCTCGATGCGGCTGCCGTCGATGCCGTGCTCGATCAAGTAGGTGCGGACGGCCTGCGCCCGCGCCTCGGAGAGCGCCTGGTTCCGCGCCGGGTTGCCGACGTTGTCGGTGTGCCCCGCGACCAGGATCCGCGCGCTCGGGCGGTGCGTCATGTACTCCACCACGCGATCGAGGCGCGGGTAGGACTCGGCCTGGATGGTGGCCGCGCCGCTGTCGAAGAGGATCCCCTCGAGCACGAAGCCCTCCTGGCGGGGCGCCTCGGGCGCGTCGGGCCTGGCGGGCGCGGGGGGCAGCGGCGCGGGGCGCCGGCGCCGGTAGCGCATCGTCAGGCGGATGTCCTGGTTGGGCCCCTCGGGCACCTCGACGTTCGCGCGCGTGGCCTCTCGCCCGAGGCTCAGGTAGGTCATCCGGTAGCGTCGGCCCACGGGCACGAGCACCTCGGCGTAGCCGTGCGAGTCGGTCTCGCCCGTGTAGAACTGGCGGCCGTCAGGGTCGGTCAGCTTGATCACGATCCCCTCGATCGGCCCCTCCTCCGGGTCGACCACGAAGAGCCGCATCGCCGCGTGCGTCCGGGTCGCCTCGATCTCCGACGGGCGCTCGCCGTGCGCCTGGTCGGCGGTGTCGGAGTCGTTCAGCTGGAACTCGTCGCTCGCCGCGGCCGCGCCTCCCCCAGCCGTCCCGCCGCCCTCCTCGGAGCCCGATGACTCGTCACCGGAGCCGGAGCCGGAGCCTGAGCCCGAGGCCCCGCCGCTCGGCGCGCTCGAGCCGCAGCCGGTCGCGAGGGACAACGCGAGAACGATGAGTGGTAGACGACGCACGGAGCTCCTCCTGGTGTGGAACGAAACCGCGCCAGGCTATCACGCGCGCCGTCAGTGCACCGTCATCGCCTGGCGCATGCGCTCGGGCGAGTCCCCCGTCCACTCCTGGAACGCGCGGAAGAAGGAGTTGGGCTCGTCGTACCCGAGCAAGAACGAGATCTCGCTGCAGGGCAGCTGCGTCTTGGCCAGGTAGTGCTTCGCGAGGCGCTCGCGCGTGCGCGCGAGGATCCGCTGGTAGCTCGAGTCCTCGCTCCGGAGGCGCCGCTGGAGCGTCCGCTTGCTCACGCCCAGGCGTCGCGCCACCTCCTCCATCGAGACCTGCCCGGCCGGCAGCGACTCCAGCAGCACCGCTCCCACGCGTTCCGTCATCGACGCGCGCTCGTCGAGCTCCGACAGGCGCCGCCGCAGCTCCGGCTCGAAGACCGTCCACATCGCCTCGTTCGCGGTGAGGAACGGGCGCCGCGCGTCGTCGAGCGAGAACGTCACCGAGAACGCCTCGCCCGCGCTGACCCGGGTCCCGAAGAACGCCTCGAGCTCCGCACGCGGTCGCGCCGACGCCGGCATCGTGACCTGGCGCGGACGGATCCGCTCGCGCGTCGCCATGCGGCCGAGCTGCACGAGGAGCGCGAGCTCCGTCGCGACGAGCGACGACGGCGCCGGCGTGGCGGCATCGAGGAAACGAAACCCCGCGTGGATCGCGTCATCGTCGCGCGCCACGTCCAGTCGCATGGGCGCGAGCAGGCGCTTGTGGAGCGAGAGCCGCTCGAGCGCGACCTCGAGGTCCGGCGCGCAGAGCGCCGCGAACAGCGGCGGCGAGAACCCCTCGGCCGTGATCGCCTCCGCGATGCGCACGGGCAGCGTCGGGTCGTCGATCTCCGCGTCGATCGCTTCCCAGAGCCGAAAGTACGCCGCGGTGTCCAGCGTCGTGTCGGGGCGCGCGAAGAGATCCTGCGGCAGCTCCGCGCGCCGCAGCACGTCGGCCACGTTCACGCCGAGGTCCTGCAGCAGCATCCGCCAGCCTCCATCCACCCTGAACTCGCGCGCTCGTGTCATCGAAGGCCTCCACCCTCGGCCCCGATCCTAGCAGTATCCGGCAAAGATGACTGCGCGCGCCTCGCCGGCGGGACAGCGCGCCCAGCGCGCCAGTCGCTCCTCCGAAATGCTTCAGCATTTCGTCGTCGGCCCGGCGCGCTGGACACGCCGTCGCGCTCGGCGATGCATCGCGCGCATCTGCTAGGGCTCTTGATCGCGCTCCCATTCCTGTGTGGATGGCTCTGTGGCTGCGCGCTGGATCGCTCCGGTCTCCGCGCTCCCGGCGCCGACGCCGACGTCCCACCGGACCCTCCCTCGGTCGACGCCGGCCGGCGAGACGCGCGGGTCCCGGACGCGGCGCCGCCCGTCGACGCGCGGCCGCCGCCCGTGGACTCCGGGCCCGATTGCGTGCCCAGCGACGAGGTGTGTGACGCCGCGGGCGCCGACGAAGACTGCGATGGCATGGTCGACGAGGGGTGTGATTGCACCAACGGCGCCAGCCGCGAGTGCGCTCCCGCGGTGGGCTGCGCCGGCCGACAGGTGTGCGCCGCGGGCGCCTGGGGCACGTGCATCGCGGAGGTGACCCCATCCACGTGCAACGGGATGGACGACGACTGCGACGGTCTCGTGGACGAGGGCTCCATGTGCGAGGCGGCGACCGGCTGTCAGACCCACCGCTACGGCGGCCACGCCTACCTCTTCTGCACCGGCCCGCGGAGCTTCCGGGACGCGGAGACGTACTGCGCGAGGTTCGGCTACCACCTCGCGACCGTGAACGACTCGGCCGAGGACATGGAGCTCATCAGCGAGCTGCGCGGCCGCACGGGGCTGCGCCAGCGCTTCTGGATCGGCTACGAGGACCAGAACGACGACGGCGTGTTCCGGTGGGTGTTCGGCACGTCGACCTACGAGAACGGCAACACCGCCAGCCAGGGCGAGTGCACCCTCCTCGACGCGAACAACCGCGACTGGGGCGGCGAGCCCTGCACCAACACCGAGCGCTTCATCTGCGAATCCCCCTGAGCGGTTTTCAAGCCCGACGGGGCCCTGCTATGACGGCGCCATGTCGACGCCTCACGAATCGCTGAAGCCGCTGATCACCGCCGCGTTCGAGGACCGGGCGCTGCTCGAAGACGAGACGCACCGGAGCGCGGTGCTGGACACGATCGCGCTGCTCGATCGCGGCGCGCTGCGGGTCGCCTCACCGGGCGACGACGGCGAGTGGACGGTGCACGCGTGGGTGAAGCAGGCCATCTTGCTCTACTTCGGCGTGCGAAAGATGGAGACGCTGAAGGTCGGGCCCTTCGAGTTCCACGACAAGATCCCGCTCAAGAAGAACCTCGCAGAGCAGGGGGTGCGTGTCGTGCCGCCCGGGGTCGCGCGCTACGGCGCGTTCCTGGAGAAGGGCGTCGTGATGATGCCCGGGTACGTGAACATCGGCGCGTGGGTCGGCAGCGGCAGCATGGTCGACACGTGGGCCACCGTGGGGAGCTGCGCGCAGATCGGGCGCGGGGTGCACCTCTCGGGCGGGGTCGGCATCGGCGGCGTGCTCGAGCCGCCCGGCGCCACGCCGGTCATCATCGAGGACGGCGCGTTCATCGGCAGCCGCGCGATCGTGGTCGAGGGCGTGCGGGTCGGGAAGCAGGCGGTGCTCGGTGCCAACGTGGTGCTCACCAAGTCGACGAAGATCCTCGACGTGACGGGCAGCGAGCCGGTGGAGCACGTCGGGGCGGTGCCGCCGCGCAGCGTGGTGATCCCGGGCACGCGCCCGAAGAAGTTCGCGGCGGGTGAGTACGGCGTGCCCTGCGCGCTCATCATCGGACAGCGCACGGAGAGCACGGACGAGAAGACCTCGCTCGAGAGCGCCCTCCGGGACTTCGACGTCTCGGTCTGAGAGGGCGTGAGTTTGCGCGGGTGGGCTGCGCGCCGCATCCTGCGCGCGCCGTGTCGCCACGTCCCGAGTTGCCCGAGCCGAAGGGCCCCATCGAGCGCCTCCCCGAAGAGTGGGAGGCGTTGCTTTCGTCGTGGGGCGAGCCGAAGTTCCGCGCGAAGCAGGTCTTCGGGTGGATCCACGGCAAGGGCGTCTGCGATCCCGAGCAGATGACCAACCTCCCCAAGCGCCTGCGCGCCAAGCTGGTGGAGGACGGGCTGGCGCCGCCGCTCGAGGTCGCCTCCGAGCACCTCAGCGAGGACGGCACGCGCAAGCTCCTGCTCCGCATGCACGACGGCCGCACGGTGGAGTCGGTCTTGATCCCCCAGGGCTCGAGCGGGGCCGAGGATCCGATCGGCGGCGAGGAGCCCGAAGACGGCCGGCCGGTCACGCAGTGCATCTCCAGCCAGGTCGGCTGCGCGATGGCCTGCGTCTTCTGCGCGTCCGGCATGGCCGGCCTCAAGCGCAACATGACCGCGGGCGAGATCATCGCGCAGCTCCTGCTCGGGCGCGACCGGGTGGCGGAGGGCGACCGGCTGCGGAACGTCGTCCTGATGGGCATGGGCGAGCCGCTCCACAACTACGGCGCGGTCGCGCGCGCGCTCACGCTCATGTTCCACGCCGACGGGCTGGGCTTCGGCACGCGCCGGGTCACGCTCTCGACGAGCGGGCTCGTGCCCGAGATCGACAAGCTCGGCGAGGACTTCGGCGGCAAGATCCAGCTCGCGATCTCGCTCCACGTGCCCGACGACGAGCGGCGCAGCGCGCTGATGCCCATCAACCGGAAGTACCCGCTGGGCGCGCTCATGGAGGCGGTCCGCCGCTACCCGCTGCCGCCGCGGCGCCGGATCACCATCGAGTACACCCTGGTCCGCGGCTACAACGACGAGTTGGAGGACGCGGGCCGGCTGGCGAAGCTGCTCGAGGGGCTGCGGGTGAAGGTGAACCTGATCCCGATGAACCCCGTGCCCGACAACCCCCTCGGCCCGCCGAGCTGGGAGGTCGTCGAGGCGTTCCATGATCGGCTCTGGGACGCGGGCGTGCCGACCTTCATCCGCCGACGCAAGGGCGACGACATCGCGGCCGCGTGTGGGCAGCTCGCGCTGGCGGGCGAGAAGAAGAAGGTCCGGGTTCCGCTGCCCACCGTTTGAAGACGACCGCGCTGCGCGTACCTTCGGCCGGGATGTCGCCTCACCCCAACGGCCGTCGCTCGTTCCTCACCACCGTCGGCTCCGCCTCGCTCCTCGCCGGATGCGGAGGCGCGGGGAGGATGATCCCCGAGTGCCGCGATCCCTCGGACGAGGCGCTCGTGGCGCGGACGCGGGTGGGGGTCGCCGCGATCGACGCCGACGTCGTCGCGCTGCCCGCGAGCGAGGCCTTCCCGCTGGGGGTGGCCTCGGGGGACGCGACGGCCGAGGGGATCGTGCTCTGGACGCGCTACGACGGGCGCGCACGGCTCGGGCTGATGGTCTGGCGTGAGGACGGAGACGCGGTGGCTGCGTTTCGCGTGGTCCCCGCCGACGGAGGCTTCGCGCACGTGTTCGTCGACGACCTCGAGCCGGGAGAGCGCTACCGCTACGCCTGGCTGGAGCTCGACGGAGGCGAGGCCCGCGCGCGCAGCGACGTGGGGCGGTTCCGCACCGCTCTCCCCGAGAACGCGCGGACGCCTCTCCAGCTCGCCGCGTTCTCCTGCGTCAGCTGGAAGCGCGAGCACGACGCGCTCGCCCGCGCGGGGCGGGAGGGAGAGCAGGATCTGTTGCTGCTCCTCGGCGACACCTCGTACAACGACGGCGCCGAGACGCTCTGCGAGTACCGGCACACCTGGGGCCAGACTTTGTCGTCGGAGGGGTGGCGTCTGGTGCGCGCTCGCTCGAGCTTGCTCGCCACGTGGGACGACCACGAGGTCGCGAACGACTTCTGCGGTCCCGACGTGAGCCGGGCGCAGATCGCGGCCGGGCGTCGGGCGTTCTTCGAGCACCAACCGGTGCGGCGCTTCCGGAACGCGCCCGACCGGATCTGGCGGAGCCGACGCTGGGGCCGGACGGCGGAGATCTTCGTGCTCGACTGCCGCGGCGAGCGCGTCTGCCGCACACGCGGCCGACCCGACGCGACCATGATCTCCGAGACGCAGCGGGCGTGGCTGCAGCGCGGTCTCGCCGAGAGCCCGTGCGCGTTCAAGATCGTCATGACCTCGGTGCCGATCGCGGATGTGCCCGTGTTCTTCGAGACGAAGGCGCACGACCGCTGGGAGGCGTGGGCGACCCAGCGCCGGGCTCTGCTGCGCTTCGTGGAGCGAGAGCGCATCGATGGGGTGTTCTGGATCGGCGGCGACCTGCACATCGCGTCTGCGGGCCGGGTGGGCGCGCGTCCCGATGATCCCGGCTGGGGGCAGCTCGAGGTGCTCGCGGGTCCGGGCGCGCAACAGGGCTCGCCGTTCACCGAGTGGATGGGGCCGCCGCAGTACGACTTCGCCGACCCGCGCAGCAACGTCACGACCTTCGATCTCGATCCGGAGACGCTGCAGGTCAGGGTGCGCTTCGTGCTCGCGACCGGCGAGGCGATGGCGGACTTGACCTATGACCTGTCGGGACCCGTCCATCTCGTCCGGCGTCGCTGACTTGCGCGCCCGCAACTGGTGAGCACCTCGTCCGGTTGTGAGGGCCTACCTGTTCGCAACGCTCGTCGCGCTCGCCGCGATGGCGCCAGGGGCATCGTTCGCGCAGGTCGGCGCCGAGGCGTCCTCGGCGGGGGTGGAGGCGCAGGCGCCTCGACCGGCGACGGAGCGCCGCGCGGTGCCAGACTACGACGGCCGGCCCGACGCCGGGCCGAGCGCGGAAGACGTCTTGATCTGGATCCCGCGCATCCTGCTCGGGCCCGTGCACCTGGTGCTCGAGTACCTCGTGCGCGCGCCGCTCGGCGCGCTCTTCACGGCGATGGAGCGTGAGGAGTGGCACGTGCTGCTGGCCGACTTCTTCACGTGGGACGAGCGGCACGCGGGCCTCGTGCCGACCGCGTTCTACGACTTCGGCTTCGCGCCCAGCGTGGGGCTCTACTTCTTCTGGAACGACGTGGGCGCGCCGGGGCACCAGCTCCGCGTCAGCGGGAGCTTCGGCGGGATCGACTTCCTGCGCGCCAGCGTCTGGGACCGGGTGCTCCTGTCGCGCGCGGGGCAGGTGGAGTGGACCACTCGGGTGGAGGCGAGCACGCGCCCGGACCGGGTGTTCCAGGGGCTCGGCGCGCTGAGCCGCCAGGAGGATCGGGCCCGCTTCGAGCACTCCTTCGTCGAGGGGCTGGTCCGCCTCGACATCCACCCCTGGCGAGGCAGCCGGCTCGGCGTGCAGGCGGGCGTCGGCTGGCAGTCGTACGACCCTGACGGATACGCGCCGGTGAGCGACGACCCCTCGCTGGCGACCGCGGTGCAACAGGGGCACATCTCGGGCCTGCCGCCGGGCTTCGGCGGCTACGTCGCGTATCGGCAGCGGCTCGAGCTGCGGCTCGACACCCGGGAGGTGCCGCCCGCCCCGCGGCACGGGATCAAGATCGACGCGCTGGTCGAGCA
This genomic interval from Sandaracinaceae bacterium contains the following:
- a CDS encoding Ig-like domain-containing protein, producing the protein MRTSSCAVLASVLLLAGCDGGPSDAVDGGEDATFTVVSTSPEDGAADVAVEASIRVTFSAPCEPSTVTAESFTLSLDGALVDAAVSVDGDTATLTPSAPLLDSATYTAAVEASVADVDGRALAAQHTWQFSTAAPDRAPRLSMDALTYAGAFRLRNGMFGVSRLDYAVGTLAFNPENRSLFVVGHAHQSAVAEFPLVEPGMQTEVAELPVTDDPIQPFVDVLSTAGNPESLDRVTGMLWVDGALLINAEQWYDAPGDNEDTTVVIGDADDLAGARGGWFELSGAARSAGYMGAIPMPWQEAFGATHYTGWSSVYSIISRYSIGPSLWSFAPGDLIAGDAAASPAVDATPHMSFPFPDRMLDERGTEYAAQGTPGPFPPASPVWNALSRGMYGFFAPGTRTFVVVGSTAGLETGIGYKAVQEDGHTCGGPCPYGVDDRYNYYWLFDVEDLLAAENAHDPRPYDYGVWEVPFAPGASHLIVGATLDAEERVLYVALGGAGQVGDYDRPPLIVTFTLP
- a CDS encoding cysteine desulfurase family protein, translated to MTDPIYLDHNATTPLHAEVRAAMIEAMDAWGNPSSGHVYGQRARAELERARGEVAALLGAQPDEIVFTSGGTEANNLALHGVLRARRGALVISAVEHPATRAPAERLRDEGREVRVLPIDADGRTRLTSLDAAALVSVMHANNETGVLQPIAELAAAAHAAGALMHSDAAQSVGKVPVDVEALGVDLLSVAAHKLYGPKGVGALFVRRGVTLAPFTVGAGHERGLRPGTENVVGAAGLGAACRVARADLAREAERVAGLRDALVSRLRAGVPDLAVHGERVPRLPNTASVRFPGVSGASLLASVPGLAASAGSACHEGDETPSAVITAMGVDPRAALGTVRLSLGRGTTPEAVQDAARMLIAAWRRASAG
- a CDS encoding MFS transporter, which encodes MSERPALGLRENLAQFSLLVLVNAFVGAMVGMERSILPSIAEEEFLLAARTAVLSFIVVFGVTKALTNYFAGRLSDAYGRKIVLIAGWLVALPVPWLLMWAPTWSWVLFANALLGISQGLTWSTTVIMKIDLAGPKNRGLAMGLNEFAGYFAVAGAALATGYIASHWSLRPEPFYLGVGCALIGLALSATLVRETRGHVDTEASLAGGVPPEGLPSQRQVFFRTSLFDPDLSSVSQAGLVNNLNDGMAWGLFPLFFAAADMSLAQIGWLAAIYPGVWGIGQLFTGALSDRVGRKGLIVLGMWTQAIGIVVITLSDGFWGFAAGAALLGAGTAMVYPTLLAAIGDVAHPAWRASSVGVYRLWRDLGYAFGALVAGVIADSLGLHASLWAIAALTFASGVVVAIRMRETHRRD
- a CDS encoding class I SAM-dependent methyltransferase, with the protein product MAADARFWDDIAEKYAAKPVENVPAYHRKLEITKARLRRDQTLLDVGCGTGSLALELAPHVEHVHAVDISGEMIRIARQRADAANARNVTFHQTSLAALPPFEPGGFDGVCAYNILHLVDDRAGKLKALYELLAPGGFLISSTVCLGDSYKPYGLILTVMRWLGRAPKVHIVRGEALMAEMREAGFVDVAAHEIDAAEITSFVVARKPLEVESIREA
- a CDS encoding OmpA family protein, whose protein sequence is MSLATGCGSSAPSGGASGSGSGSGSGDESSGSEEGGGTAGGGAAAASDEFQLNDSDTADQAHGERPSEIEATRTHAAMRLFVVDPEEGPIEGIVIKLTDPDGRQFYTGETDSHGYAEVLVPVGRRYRMTYLSLGREATRANVEVPEGPNQDIRLTMRYRRRRPAPLPPAPARPDAPEAPRQEGFVLEGILFDSGAATIQAESYPRLDRVVEYMTHRPSARILVAGHTDNVGNPARNQALSEARAQAVRTYLIEHGIDGSRIEAEGFGDQLPIASNDTEEGRAQNRRIEATEL
- a CDS encoding metalloregulator ArsR/SmtB family transcription factor → MNNRADTGGHKPLFFGAFARVGKALGHPTRLELLDLLAQAPRTVDALAHACGASVASTSQHLQTLWRAGLVTREKLGLHVRYQLASDDVVELYASLRRVAARHLAEVEQATRRFLDDGTDEPIDAAALHARMRDGSTVVIDVRPLEEFEAAHLPGALSVPLGALEARLAKLPKRKEIVAYCRGPYCVLAVEAVRRLRASGRRARRLEDGVREWTARGLPVEGAQVSA